In Candidatus Bathyarchaeia archaeon, the following are encoded in one genomic region:
- the dph5 gene encoding diphthine synthase has product MLTFVGLGLDHEGGLTLSGLKRAVEAEKIYIELYTSLMPRLSIQNLEKILGKPIVKLSREDLEERPEETILKDADASDVVLLVPGDPMAATTHIDLRLRAYKLGIETKVIPGVSILTAAAGAAGLQNYKFGRTVTIPFPSEIYRPETPYDVIGENTARRLHTLVLLDIAASHGRYMTVREGLEYLLSIEKRRREGVVTPERIAVGVARVGSDQPTIKCSRVGDLLQFDFGGPPHIIIFIGELHFMEKEALKAFAGAHCSEGLLGGNYG; this is encoded by the coding sequence ATGTTGACCTTTGTGGGGTTGGGGCTAGACCACGAAGGTGGGTTAACTTTATCCGGGCTTAAGCGGGCTGTGGAGGCTGAGAAGATATACATCGAACTCTACACGAGTCTTATGCCCCGCCTCTCGATCCAGAACCTCGAGAAAATTTTAGGCAAGCCGATCGTTAAGCTGAGTAGGGAGGATCTAGAGGAGCGCCCTGAAGAGACCATCCTGAAGGATGCGGATGCGTCAGATGTTGTCCTCCTCGTTCCAGGCGACCCAATGGCGGCTACTACCCATATTGACCTTAGGCTCCGCGCCTACAAGCTGGGGATTGAAACTAAGGTCATTCCTGGTGTATCTATTCTAACAGCCGCAGCTGGGGCAGCTGGGCTCCAAAACTACAAATTTGGGAGGACGGTTACTATACCCTTCCCTAGCGAGATCTACAGACCGGAGACACCTTACGACGTAATCGGCGAGAACACTGCTAGGAGGTTACATACACTCGTACTCCTCGACATAGCAGCCAGCCATGGACGGTATATGACAGTTAGAGAGGGCCTCGAGTATCTTCTCTCCATAGAGAAGAGGCGGAGAGAGGGAGTTGTCACTCCCGAGCGGATAGCTGTAGGGGTTGCCAGGGTTGGCTCAGATCAGCCAACTATCAAATGCAGTAGAGTGGGCGATCTACTACAATTTGACTTCGGTGGTCCTCCTCACATTATAATCTTCATAGGGGAGCTCCACTTCATGGAGAAGGAAGCGTTGAAGGCATTCGCCGGTGCTCACTGTAGTGAGGGGCTGTTGGGTGGAAACTATGGATGA
- a CDS encoding heme o synthase, which produces MKMVRTLLVYMEAAKLKTVLLLVFTGISAAIAGGGISVFVNPTPLLMAVVLSGASGAAGANMLTSYLDRDIDAVMERTRKRPLPSGRLIPAKNALYVGLSLLVISLAASATVNLLCTLLIFIAVVDNVLIYSMFLKRKNPLSVILGGFSGGIPVLVGYAAATGTLPPIAFLVAALVVLWIPTHIWSLAIRYREDYSKVRVPMLPTVVSEKKAVRCIASTSILLVAFSLSLYFAGAFGLLYLAVAATLGAGMITLNTILILRPTKRNAWIVYKYSSPYLGLLFIAMVLDTLL; this is translated from the coding sequence ATGAAGATGGTTCGAACTCTTCTCGTCTACATGGAAGCTGCTAAGCTGAAGACAGTCTTGCTCCTTGTTTTCACAGGCATAAGTGCTGCTATAGCTGGTGGAGGAATATCTGTCTTCGTCAACCCTACCCCCCTTTTAATGGCTGTAGTGTTATCAGGAGCAAGCGGGGCTGCGGGGGCCAACATGCTCACAAGCTATTTGGACAGGGACATCGATGCGGTTATGGAGAGGACTCGAAAAAGGCCACTGCCGAGCGGAAGATTGATTCCTGCAAAAAATGCCCTTTATGTGGGGCTGTCCCTACTCGTCATATCTTTAGCAGCTTCGGCTACCGTCAACTTGCTTTGCACCTTATTGATATTCATTGCAGTCGTGGACAATGTCTTAATCTACAGCATGTTTCTGAAACGGAAAAACCCCCTGAGCGTCATTCTGGGAGGTTTTTCTGGTGGAATACCAGTGCTCGTAGGCTACGCCGCTGCCACCGGAACTCTGCCACCCATCGCCTTCTTAGTGGCAGCCTTAGTCGTCCTCTGGATACCTACTCACATATGGAGCCTCGCCATAAGATATAGGGAAGACTACTCAAAGGTGAGAGTCCCTATGCTTCCTACGGTTGTCAGTGAGAAGAAGGCTGTTCGATGCATAGCTTCCACGTCTATCCTTCTCGTAGCTTTCTCCCTCTCCCTTTATTTTGCGGGGGCATTTGGGTTGCTCTACCTTGCAGTAGCCGCTACCTTAGGCGCCGGCATGATAACATTGAACACGATCCTAATTCTAAGGCCCACTAAGAGGAATGCCTGGATAGTCTACAAGTATTCAAGCCCATACTTGGGACTTCTCTTCATAGCAATGGTCTTAGATACATTATTGTAA
- a CDS encoding adenylyltransferase/cytidyltransferase family protein: MSERKRVLASGVFDLIHYGHLRFLEEAKRLGGKGAELIVVVARDSTVRRLKGQDPILPEDERLAIVEGLKPVDKAFLGHEELNISEVIETYKPDIIALGYDQHEIAGKVRAAIEEGGYRIKVVTIPKFGRGDLNSSSKIKRRIIDNLR, encoded by the coding sequence TTGTCTGAGCGTAAGAGGGTTCTGGCTTCAGGTGTCTTCGACTTGATCCATTATGGACACCTCCGCTTCCTTGAAGAGGCAAAGAGGTTAGGTGGAAAGGGCGCTGAGTTGATAGTAGTGGTGGCGCGGGACTCCACAGTCAGACGTTTAAAGGGGCAGGATCCAATTCTTCCAGAAGATGAACGACTCGCTATCGTTGAGGGCCTAAAACCTGTCGACAAAGCCTTCTTGGGGCATGAGGAGTTGAACATCTCGGAAGTAATCGAAACCTACAAGCCAGACATCATCGCCCTCGGCTATGACCAACATGAGATCGCGGGGAAAGTCAGAGCTGCCATCGAAGAGGGGGGTTACCGCATTAAGGTTGTAACAATTCCAAAATTCGGGCGGGGAGATCTGAACAGTTCCTCCAAGATAAAGCGCAGGATAATCGACAACTTAAGGTAG
- a CDS encoding translation initiation factor IF-6: MTIHRFEILGSPNLGIYALATDTYALVPTGVSEGKLAKIRKVLGVDVCQIDVGESKLNGVLAAGNTHGIALPYYSSEEEVRLLKRELRDINVERLAGKKTALGNLILLNDKGAVVDPSFQPSEMRALADIFDVEVHPAEIAHLPYVGSFAAATNRGALLHPHAEEEEKALITEVLKVPVDVGTVNGGVPYVASGILVNVRGALVGSTTTGPEILIISNIFEV, translated from the coding sequence TTGACTATTCACAGATTTGAGATCCTCGGAAGCCCTAACTTGGGAATCTACGCCCTAGCTACCGATACCTATGCATTAGTTCCCACCGGGGTGTCCGAGGGCAAGCTTGCAAAGATACGGAAAGTCTTGGGGGTTGATGTCTGTCAAATAGATGTCGGAGAGTCTAAGCTCAACGGCGTCCTAGCAGCTGGGAATACGCACGGAATAGCTCTACCTTACTACTCGTCTGAGGAAGAAGTTCGCCTCCTCAAGCGGGAATTAAGGGACATAAACGTAGAACGTCTAGCTGGAAAGAAGACAGCCCTAGGCAACCTAATCCTCCTTAACGACAAAGGCGCTGTGGTGGATCCTTCCTTCCAACCCAGCGAGATGAGGGCGCTTGCGGACATCTTCGACGTAGAGGTTCACCCCGCCGAGATAGCCCACCTACCCTATGTCGGTTCCTTCGCAGCAGCCACAAATCGAGGCGCCCTACTCCACCCGCACGCCGAAGAAGAGGAGAAGGCATTAATAACTGAAGTTCTGAAGGTGCCTGTGGATGTTGGGACTGTGAACGGTGGGGTTCCCTACGTAGCTAGCGGCATTCTGGTAAATGTCCGTGGGGCTTTAGTCGGCTCAACAACCACCGGCCCAGAGATTCTAATCATCTCGAACATCTTCGAAGTTTAA
- the rpl12p gene encoding 50S ribosomal protein P1: MSSPYIHAALLLHFAKQPVNEENLKKVLSASGLTFDEARVKALVAAISEVNIDEALKSSPIGFAPASPAAAPMPAEAAAKPKEEKKKEVKEEKKKEEEALAGLGALFG; encoded by the coding sequence TTGTCTTCCCCATATATTCATGCGGCTCTTCTCCTACACTTCGCTAAACAACCCGTCAATGAAGAGAATCTTAAGAAGGTTCTTTCAGCGTCAGGACTAACCTTCGACGAGGCGAGGGTTAAAGCACTCGTAGCTGCCATATCAGAGGTCAACATCGACGAGGCCTTAAAGTCATCCCCTATAGGGTTTGCCCCTGCATCCCCGGCAGCAGCTCCAATGCCAGCTGAGGCGGCTGCAAAACCCAAAGAGGAGAAGAAGAAGGAAGTGAAAGAGGAGAAAAAGAAGGAGGAGGAGGCCCTAGCTGGACTTGGGGCTCTTTTTGGTTAA
- a CDS encoding CehA/McbA family metallohydrolase, translating into MELKLDLHVHTVYSLDSYITLEEAIERAKEQGLDGVAITDHNTTKVCNRLPNNSGLIIVPGIEVSSLGAHILGLGIRDNIPRSMPAAETVEAIHSLGGVAVIAHPTSILKGAKEETIKLARPDAIETVNSSTIWPFSTKMSRRLAEKLALPQTGGSDAHTPKSIGTAYTRIDVDRPTLDDILKALKEGRSKAEGGRDSWRNLAFRVGMRVIKSGRAFRSRPLSDPGLGL; encoded by the coding sequence ATGGAACTCAAACTTGACCTCCACGTCCACACAGTCTACTCTCTGGATAGTTATATCACCCTCGAGGAGGCTATCGAACGCGCAAAAGAGCAGGGTTTGGATGGTGTAGCCATCACGGACCACAACACCACCAAGGTCTGTAACAGGCTGCCGAACAACTCAGGTCTAATTATTGTGCCAGGTATTGAGGTAAGTTCGTTGGGGGCTCACATACTGGGGCTCGGTATTAGAGACAACATTCCAAGGTCGATGCCAGCCGCTGAGACCGTTGAAGCAATTCACAGCCTAGGCGGAGTAGCAGTCATTGCGCACCCAACCTCTATCTTAAAGGGCGCTAAAGAAGAAACTATTAAGCTGGCGAGACCAGACGCTATCGAGACAGTGAACTCTTCGACTATATGGCCCTTCTCGACCAAGATGAGCCGGCGACTGGCGGAGAAGTTAGCGTTACCTCAGACGGGTGGGAGTGACGCCCATACCCCCAAAAGTATCGGTACAGCTTATACCCGTATCGATGTTGATAGACCAACGCTCGACGATATCCTTAAGGCGTTAAAGGAGGGGAGGAGTAAAGCTGAGGGAGGTAGGGATTCTTGGAGAAATTTGGCGTTTAGGGTGGGTATGCGTGTTATAAAAAGTGGGAGGGCCTTTAGATCTCGTCCTCTATCTGATCCAGGTTTAGGTTTATGA
- a CDS encoding MFS transporter, translating into MDKPGCRNLWFYGYIPYKMAAGLLSVLVPLFIVENLKCTLLDVGIVTACFNLAVIPSVIIWGVISDTLGRRKIFVVASFLLTGATLVPLAFAKGVWDFLIWSVLQAFFFTMHEPATNMLIVELNARGKWNEKIGIYQMVSGLGWSAGLIIGAIGVAVYSFPDLMCISAGMYVVASIASLVLIRDPDVPLNREEIAAERAGLSVTERARFHYRWIHRPPNLIGFFKKMVSEVGSDLGLFNLGVFIFSASATIVFTAFPIFFLNEVGLEPFVIFSIFFVNSLASAVGYQWSGVMADKYGDKRLIMVASASRVVLFPLFILCTISPLNSAVVIAIVLLGVIGISWALFSVSSTALSMQLVPRTKFGESSGLYYASTGLGSVIGGFFGGVLPFVFWQSQEGIGIFFFLSGTLFLFPLYVFGRLKVPIA; encoded by the coding sequence ATGGACAAACCTGGATGTAGAAACCTATGGTTTTATGGTTATATACCATATAAAATGGCTGCAGGTCTCTTATCAGTCTTAGTTCCACTATTCATAGTTGAGAATTTGAAGTGTACTCTGCTGGATGTAGGTATTGTTACAGCATGCTTCAACCTCGCCGTGATTCCTTCAGTAATTATTTGGGGGGTGATCTCAGATACGCTCGGTAGACGGAAGATCTTCGTCGTAGCCTCTTTTCTGCTAACGGGTGCTACATTAGTCCCGTTAGCCTTCGCGAAGGGCGTCTGGGACTTCTTGATCTGGAGTGTGTTGCAGGCTTTCTTCTTTACTATGCATGAGCCAGCTACCAACATGCTTATAGTAGAGTTAAATGCTCGGGGAAAATGGAATGAGAAGATAGGAATATATCAGATGGTTTCAGGTTTAGGGTGGTCAGCTGGTCTGATAATTGGCGCTATAGGCGTTGCGGTCTACAGCTTTCCAGATTTGATGTGTATCTCTGCAGGCATGTATGTCGTTGCATCCATAGCTTCCCTAGTTCTTATTCGAGATCCTGATGTCCCCCTTAATAGGGAAGAGATTGCCGCCGAGCGTGCTGGGTTAAGTGTCACCGAGCGCGCCAGGTTTCATTACAGGTGGATTCACAGACCACCAAACCTTATTGGTTTCTTCAAGAAGATGGTTAGTGAGGTGGGTTCAGATCTAGGTCTGTTCAATCTTGGGGTTTTCATATTTTCAGCTTCAGCTACTATAGTCTTCACCGCGTTTCCAATCTTCTTCCTCAATGAGGTAGGCTTGGAGCCGTTTGTGATTTTTAGTATCTTCTTTGTGAATTCGCTGGCATCGGCTGTGGGTTATCAGTGGTCGGGTGTTATGGCTGATAAGTATGGTGATAAAAGGCTCATTATGGTTGCTTCTGCTTCGCGCGTAGTTCTCTTCCCTCTCTTTATCCTCTGTACTATCTCGCCGTTGAACAGTGCAGTCGTTATTGCGATAGTGTTGTTGGGGGTTATAGGCATATCTTGGGCGTTATTCAGCGTCTCAAGTACAGCCTTATCCATGCAACTCGTTCCTAGGACAAAGTTTGGAGAGAGTAGTGGGCTTTACTACGCGTCAACAGGGCTTGGCAGCGTCATCGGCGGCTTTTTTGGCGGGGTTCTCCCTTTTGTATTCTGGCAATCTCAAGAAGGTATAGGGATCTTCTTCTTTTTATCCGGTACCTTGTTCCTTTTCCCTTTATATGTCTTCGGGAGATTGAAGGTCCCCATTGCCTAA
- the ahcY gene encoding adenosylhomocysteinase codes for MREFEVKDISLAVGGRLSIEWAESRMPVLMSIRSDFEKRKPLKGVKVGACLHVTKETAVLTRTLKAGGAEVYLCGSNPLSTQDDVAAALASEGTNVYAWRGQTGEEYYRCIENVLSHQPEVTLDDGADLVMTLHTKKKDQLRAVIGGTEETTTGVVRLRAMAKSGVLSYPIIAVNDAYTKYLFDNRYGTGQSTIDGILRATGLLLAGKSFVVCGYGWCGRGIAMRARGMGANVIVTEVSPLKALEAKMDGFLVMPLLMASEIGDFFVTATGNINVIRGEHMSKMKSGAVIANAGHFNVEVSIAELSELAEQKRLIRPNVDEYRLKDGRRIYLLAEGRLVNLAAAEGHPPEVMMMSFANQALSVEYLLRHGRDMEPKVFRVPEEIDERVAKLALQSQKVEIDNLTAEQIEYMRSWEMGTT; via the coding sequence ATGCGAGAGTTTGAGGTCAAGGATATCTCCCTAGCCGTGGGAGGCCGCTTATCCATCGAGTGGGCTGAGAGCAGAATGCCGGTACTCATGAGTATCAGGAGCGACTTTGAGAAACGTAAACCTCTCAAAGGTGTTAAGGTCGGCGCATGTCTTCATGTTACTAAAGAGACCGCAGTCCTTACTCGGACCCTAAAAGCTGGAGGGGCGGAGGTCTATCTCTGCGGCTCTAATCCTCTCTCGACCCAAGACGATGTTGCGGCAGCATTAGCTAGCGAAGGTACTAATGTCTATGCTTGGAGAGGTCAGACAGGCGAGGAGTACTATAGGTGCATAGAGAATGTACTTTCACATCAACCTGAAGTTACCCTCGATGATGGTGCAGACTTAGTCATGACACTACACACCAAGAAGAAGGATCAGTTGCGAGCAGTGATCGGAGGTACGGAAGAGACCACCACCGGCGTCGTGAGGCTTAGAGCTATGGCTAAATCCGGGGTTCTGAGCTACCCAATTATCGCGGTGAACGACGCCTACACGAAATACCTCTTTGACAATCGTTACGGAACAGGTCAGAGTACCATCGATGGTATACTGCGTGCTACGGGTCTCCTTTTAGCTGGAAAGAGCTTCGTTGTCTGCGGCTACGGCTGGTGTGGCCGTGGTATAGCGATGAGAGCCCGTGGGATGGGCGCCAACGTGATAGTAACTGAAGTTAGCCCTTTGAAGGCTCTTGAAGCCAAGATGGACGGCTTCTTGGTGATGCCGCTTCTAATGGCATCCGAGATAGGCGACTTCTTCGTAACTGCTACTGGTAATATAAACGTGATACGCGGGGAACATATGTCAAAGATGAAGAGTGGTGCCGTGATAGCCAACGCCGGCCACTTCAATGTGGAGGTATCCATCGCTGAACTGAGTGAGCTCGCTGAACAAAAGAGGTTGATTAGACCAAATGTTGACGAGTATCGGTTGAAGGATGGGCGACGCATCTACCTATTGGCTGAGGGTCGGCTCGTCAATCTCGCGGCTGCTGAAGGTCATCCGCCGGAAGTTATGATGATGTCCTTCGCGAATCAGGCTCTCTCGGTTGAATATCTTTTACGTCACGGGCGTGATATGGAACCTAAGGTCTTCAGAGTTCCAGAGGAGATCGATGAGAGGGTAGCGAAGCTAGCTCTCCAGAGCCAGAAGGTTGAGATAGATAACCTCACAGCTGAACAAATTGAGTACATGCGAAGTTGGGAGATGGGAACCACTTAA
- a CDS encoding DUF357 domain-containing protein, which produces MDEQDRIKFERYKGNLERVFSQLELKKIDRNSGEVIDLARRYFEDAIYFRKNGHVTTALISLAYCEGLLDALRLLKVIDFRWEEDS; this is translated from the coding sequence ATGGATGAGCAGGATCGCATAAAGTTTGAGAGGTATAAGGGAAATCTCGAGAGGGTGTTCTCTCAGCTTGAGCTTAAAAAAATTGACAGAAACAGTGGGGAAGTCATAGATTTGGCAAGGAGGTATTTTGAGGATGCCATTTATTTCAGAAAGAACGGCCATGTTACCACGGCTTTAATCTCCTTAGCTTACTGTGAAGGGCTCTTAGACGCCCTGCGTCTTCTGAAGGTTATCGATTTCAGGTGGGAAGAGGACAGTTAG
- a CDS encoding MFS transporter: MRRYKILALCSLVHGLNHSYWVILPPLLPILIKEFEISTTEAGLLASAFFIPYAIFQLPIGSIADRVDRRLLIGLGLLLSAVGIFLSGLAPNYWTLLIFQAVAGFGGGTYHPSAIAVIAQNFPSEERGRAYGLHGIATNLSFFITPLMVTHLATWGWRTPFLLFGLLGVVASAIFLPLAGRQANSATVEERKRMTFVLRNRQLLKLSSINASVTVVDRGVVTFLPLLLTVIYSFDVAQAGSTLSLFFLFGLAGQLIGGYLTDRIDRRVLLTAMLTAIGIGTLAFALAPSPLLALPTVAIVAIFLFSTFPLTETLATTFLPEASRGSGLGVYFTISSGVGAFSPYLIGGLIAILGYQPAYLSLAFVAFAGVLISARSGSKQLTSGKTFKYEGR; encoded by the coding sequence TTGCGGAGGTATAAGATTCTCGCCCTATGTTCGCTAGTCCATGGGCTCAACCACTCATACTGGGTGATACTTCCCCCACTTCTACCCATACTCATCAAGGAGTTCGAGATCTCCACTACAGAAGCTGGACTCTTAGCCTCAGCCTTCTTTATCCCGTACGCAATCTTCCAGTTGCCAATAGGTTCTATAGCTGATAGGGTTGATCGTAGGCTGCTTATAGGGTTAGGGCTTCTTCTCTCAGCTGTAGGTATCTTCCTCTCAGGGCTTGCGCCCAACTACTGGACACTGCTTATATTCCAAGCGGTGGCCGGATTTGGTGGAGGAACTTACCACCCTTCCGCTATAGCCGTTATAGCCCAGAACTTCCCTAGCGAAGAGAGAGGGCGCGCATACGGGCTCCACGGCATCGCCACAAACCTTAGCTTCTTCATCACACCACTCATGGTAACACATCTGGCCACTTGGGGGTGGAGGACGCCATTCCTCCTCTTCGGTCTCCTTGGAGTAGTTGCCTCCGCCATATTTCTCCCTCTCGCCGGGCGCCAAGCCAACTCTGCAACCGTAGAGGAGCGTAAGAGGATGACATTTGTGCTACGGAACCGCCAACTACTCAAACTCTCAAGCATAAACGCCTCAGTCACTGTGGTAGACCGCGGCGTTGTAACCTTCCTTCCACTACTTCTAACTGTAATTTACAGCTTCGACGTGGCTCAAGCCGGCAGTACACTTTCACTTTTCTTCCTCTTTGGCTTGGCAGGGCAGCTCATCGGCGGCTATCTGACTGATAGGATAGACCGTCGAGTACTCTTGACGGCAATGCTCACCGCAATCGGGATTGGCACACTCGCCTTTGCCTTAGCGCCTTCTCCACTACTGGCTCTACCCACCGTCGCTATCGTAGCAATATTTCTCTTCTCCACTTTTCCACTTACGGAGACCTTAGCCACAACGTTTCTCCCAGAGGCCAGCCGAGGGAGCGGTCTCGGCGTATACTTCACAATAAGCAGCGGGGTAGGGGCGTTTTCACCCTACCTTATCGGCGGTCTCATTGCCATCTTAGGCTACCAACCCGCTTACCTCTCGTTGGCATTCGTGGCATTCGCTGGAGTTCTCATCTCAGCTAGGTCTGGCTCAAAACAGTTAACCTCAGGCAAAACCTTCAAATATGAGGGGAGATAA
- the metG gene encoding methionine--tRNA ligase has translation MGRWLVTSAWPYINHVPHLGTMIGSVLSADVVARYLRMKGEEVVFVSGSDEHGTPIEVEAIKEGKHPKELTDRNHAKIKDLFQRWKISFDNYTRTESPVHKEIVREILLKIYKNGYITTEETILPWCPRCQRFLPDRFVEGICPYCGYEGARGDQCDFCGRLLEPTKLIGLHCTICGAHPTLRKSKHWLFDLPKFSQKLLEYIENNRQLPDNARNATLKMIEEGLKPRPITRDNFWGIPAPFPGAEGKTVYVWIEAVLGYISATIEYFRDKDNPEGWRDYWVDPSTRTLYFVGKDNIPFHTIILPALLLASGEKYNLPWNVDSTEFLMFEGQKFSKSRRVGVWIDEALEMYPVDYWRYTLISSRPEAKDSNFTWDGFLEKVNSDLNDTLGNFIHRTLTFVDRYYSGRIPKPNRLDKEDEAVLQSIKKYSADVASYIERFRLQAAVGAVMELARLGNKYINDREPWKTIKTTPERTAATIYTSAQIVKALAVLLAPFMPSTAEYVWGLLGLPNSVHDQRWMSASEELPPNHRVMKPKPIFSKIELSEVRRKLEVGAVARDEGKMTVDELSKFSLKIGKIIDVNSVPGSTKLYKLTVDIGGSEHKTAVAGLKGNYSAEELRGRLVAVVTNIKPQKIFGVESEVMILAGEDDEKVALLQPDRQLKPGSKIY, from the coding sequence TTGGGGAGATGGCTGGTCACATCAGCTTGGCCATACATTAACCATGTGCCACACCTAGGGACGATGATTGGTTCTGTTCTCTCAGCGGATGTTGTAGCTAGATATCTGCGGATGAAGGGCGAAGAGGTGGTCTTCGTAAGCGGCTCTGACGAGCATGGCACACCTATAGAGGTCGAAGCCATAAAGGAAGGGAAACATCCGAAGGAACTTACAGATAGAAACCACGCCAAGATAAAAGACCTCTTCCAGAGGTGGAAAATCTCCTTCGACAACTACACAAGAACCGAGAGCCCCGTTCACAAAGAGATAGTACGGGAGATCCTCCTTAAAATTTACAAGAACGGTTACATCACCACGGAAGAAACCATACTTCCATGGTGCCCCAGATGCCAACGTTTCCTGCCGGACAGATTCGTAGAGGGAATATGCCCATACTGCGGGTATGAGGGAGCACGTGGGGATCAATGTGACTTCTGCGGCAGACTTCTTGAGCCTACCAAGCTGATTGGACTACACTGCACAATCTGTGGGGCACACCCAACTCTTAGGAAGTCTAAACATTGGCTCTTCGACTTGCCCAAGTTCTCGCAAAAACTTCTAGAATACATTGAAAACAATAGGCAGCTGCCAGACAATGCTAGGAACGCTACGCTCAAGATGATAGAGGAAGGCCTCAAACCCCGACCCATAACACGTGACAACTTTTGGGGGATACCAGCCCCATTCCCCGGGGCAGAAGGCAAAACCGTTTATGTCTGGATAGAAGCAGTGCTCGGGTACATTTCAGCCACAATTGAATACTTTAGAGACAAAGATAACCCCGAGGGTTGGCGTGACTATTGGGTTGACCCCTCGACACGGACGCTCTACTTCGTCGGGAAGGATAACATCCCTTTCCACACAATAATACTGCCAGCGCTTCTCTTAGCCAGTGGAGAGAAATATAATTTGCCATGGAATGTGGACTCGACAGAGTTTCTCATGTTCGAGGGGCAGAAGTTCTCTAAGAGCCGCAGAGTTGGAGTCTGGATTGATGAAGCACTTGAGATGTATCCTGTTGATTACTGGAGGTATACGCTCATTTCATCCAGACCGGAGGCGAAGGACTCAAACTTCACATGGGATGGCTTCTTAGAGAAAGTGAACTCCGACCTCAACGATACCCTAGGAAACTTCATACACCGCACACTAACCTTCGTCGACCGCTACTATAGCGGGCGTATACCTAAACCTAACAGGCTAGATAAGGAGGATGAAGCGGTACTCCAATCGATAAAGAAGTATAGCGCCGATGTTGCCTCCTATATTGAGCGGTTCAGGTTGCAAGCCGCAGTTGGGGCTGTAATGGAGCTAGCACGTCTCGGAAATAAATACATCAATGACAGGGAACCTTGGAAGACCATCAAGACCACTCCGGAGAGGACTGCGGCCACCATCTACACATCTGCGCAGATCGTAAAAGCGCTGGCAGTTCTATTAGCACCTTTCATGCCCTCCACGGCGGAATATGTCTGGGGGCTTCTGGGGCTTCCAAATAGCGTCCACGATCAGAGATGGATGTCTGCATCTGAGGAGCTGCCACCAAACCATAGAGTAATGAAGCCTAAACCAATCTTCTCCAAGATTGAACTCTCAGAGGTTAGACGCAAGCTGGAAGTGGGAGCCGTGGCAAGGGATGAAGGCAAGATGACAGTAGATGAGCTCTCCAAGTTTAGCCTCAAGATAGGCAAGATCATCGATGTGAACTCGGTTCCAGGATCTACAAAACTATACAAGTTGACTGTGGACATTGGGGGAAGCGAACATAAGACGGCTGTAGCAGGATTAAAGGGAAACTATTCAGCAGAGGAGTTGAGGGGTAGGTTGGTAGCAGTAGTTACCAATATAAAGCCGCAGAAGATCTTTGGCGTAGAATCTGAAGTAATGATCCTAGCTGGTGAGGACGACGAAAAAGTTGCACTACTGCAACCAGACCGACAGCTGAAACCTGGGAGCAAGATCTATTAA